Proteins encoded within one genomic window of Triticum aestivum cultivar Chinese Spring chromosome 2D, IWGSC CS RefSeq v2.1, whole genome shotgun sequence:
- the LOC123048660 gene encoding ABSCISIC ACID-INSENSITIVE 5-like protein 3 produces the protein MGVQTMSSLGSGGGGGGGGGALARQGSLYGLTLNEVESHLGEPLWSMNLEDPLRTVLPAAAADAEPRGAGTGKKTVDEVWRDIESAGRGRQPTVGEMTLEDFLSRAGVPVAGGCAGAHWPLRRRRRPRAGRRVRGRR, from the coding sequence ATGGGAGTTCAGACAATGTCGTccctcggcagcggcggcggcgggggcggcgggggaggGGCCCTGGCGCGGCAGGGGTCCCTGTACGGCCTCACGCTCAACGAGGTGGAGAGCCACCTGGGCGAGCCGCTGTGGAGCATGAACCTGGAGGACCCCCTGCGCACggtgctccccgccgccgccgccgacgctgaGCCGCGCGGCGCCGGGACGGGAAAGAAGACGGTGGACGAGGTGTGGCGCGACATCGAGAGCGCCGGCCGCGGCCGCCAGCCGACGGTGGGCGAGATGACGCTGGAGGACTTCCTCTCGCGCGCCGGCGTGCCCGTCGCCGGGGGCTGCGCCGGCGCGCATTGGCCCCTCAGGCGTCGGCGCCGGCCCCGTGCTGGACGCCGTGTACGAGGGCGGCGCTAG
- the LOC123048661 gene encoding ABSCISIC ACID-INSENSITIVE 5-like protein 3, with product MGVQTMSSLGGGGGGGGGALARQGSVYGLTLNEVESHLGEPLRSMNLEDLLRTVLPAAAADAEPRGAGNGKKTVDEVWRDIESAGRGRQPTVGEMTLEDFLSRAGVPVGGGGCAGAHWLHQYHPPQQYVTRPLPRPLGVGAGPVLDAVYQGGFLSQAGGRKRGAAVVGGDGVVEKTVERRQKRMIKNRESAARSRARKQAYTNELENKISRLEEEIEHLKELKKLEPVMQFLPQQEAGERQQQLRRHAVLYMPQPEAEPKQYQLRRVNSASF from the exons ATGGGAGTTCAGACAATGTcgtccctcggcggcggcggcggcggcgggggaggggccCTGGCGCGGCAGGGGTCGGTGTACGGCCTCACGCTCAACGAGGTGGAGAGCCACCTGGGCGAGCCGCTGCGGAGCATGAACCTGGAGGACCTCCTGCGCACggtgctccccgccgccgccgccgacgcggaGCCGCGCGGCGCGGGGAACGGCAAGAAGACGGTGGACGAGGTGTGGCGCGACATCGAGAGCGCCGGCCGCGGCCGCCAGCCAACGGTGGGCGAGATGACGCTGGAGGACTTCCTCTCGCGCGCCGGCGTGCCCGTCGGCGGCGGGGGCTGCGCCGGCGCGCATTGGCTGCACCAGTACCACCCGCCGCAGCAGTACGTGACCCGGCCCCTGCCGCGGCCCCTCGGCGTGGGCGCCGGCCCCGTGCTGGACGCGGTGTACCAGGGCGGGTTCCTCTCGCAGGCCGGCGGGCGGAAGCGCGGCGCCGCGGTGGTGGGCGGGGACGGCGTCGTGGAGAAGACGGTGGAGCGGCGGCAGAAGCGGATGATCAAGAACCGCGAGTCGGCGGCGAGGTCCCGGGCCAGGAAGCAG GCCTACACGAACGAGCTGGAGAACAAGATCTCGCGGCTGGAGGAGGAGATCGAGCATCTCAAGGAGCTGaag AAGCTGGAGCCGGTGATGCAGTTCCTGCCGCAGCAGGAGGCGGGGGAGAGGCAGCAGCAGCTCCGGCGACACGCGGTGCTCTACATGCCCCAGCCGGAGGCGGAGCCGAAGCAGTACCAGCTCCGGCGGGTCAACTCGGCCTCCTTCTGA